One Nitrospira sp. genomic window, GAAGCCGCGCCGGTACAACCGGCGTTGTCAGAAGCACAGCACGCCGAACAGGCTTCCGCTCCGGCGCATCCCGAACCGGATGCCGCGCCGGTCGACGTGCAGGTCCTCAAACCCGTGCGCCGCGACCTGGTGTATGCGATCAAGCTCCCCGCCAACGTGTCACCGCTCTACCAAACCACGCTGTATGCGAAGGTCTCGGGGTATCTCAAATGGATCGGCCCCGATAAAGGCGACGCCGTCAAGAAGAATGAGGTGGTTGCCGTTATCGACGCCCCTGAGGTCGAGGAGCAATACCAGCAAGCCGTGTCGGACTACAAGATCAAGAAATTGACGTACGAGCGGCTCGCCAAGGTGTGGAAAGAATCACCGGACGTGATTGCCAAACAAGACGTCGATGTGGCGGAAGCCGCGTACCAGGGAGCCAAACATCTGATGGAACAGCGTGTCGTGATGCGCGATTACACCAAGGTGCGCGCGCCCTACGACGGCATCGTCACCGCCAGGTTTGCCGATCCCGGTGCGCTCATTCAGATTGCCACCTCGTCCGCGACCAGCGCCATTCCGCTGTTTACGATCATGGACCTCAACACGGTGCGCATCTATGCCAATGTGCCGCAGGACGATAGCCCCTGGGTCATTCCCGGGAAAACGGCGGCCACGGTGAAAGTCACGGAACTCCCCGGCCGCTCGTTTACAGGCAGGGTCACGCGCTCGACGTTGGCCCTTGATCCATCCACTCGCAGCCTGCTGGTGGAAGTCGATCTGCCGAACCCGGACCATGCGCTCCGGCCAGGCACCTTCGCCGAAGTCTCCCTGGGATTGCGAGAAATTCCCCAAGCCCTGGTGGTGCCGCCGCAGGCCGTGATCAGCACGCCGAAAGGCAAGTCTGTGTTCATCGTCGAAGACGGCAAGGCCAAATCTGTCGCGGTCCAGACCGGGATCACCGACGGGCAGTGGATGGAAATCACATCCGGATTGGGTGGAGACGAGGATGTCGTGGCGGTGGGGAAACGCCGCCTGCTCGATGGCTCGCCGGTGCAACCTTCGCCCTTTCATTTGCCGGAAGCCAAACCATCGCAACAAAAATTCGAACGGCGCGCGCCAGGCGGCATGCCGCCCCCGCCCGGCAACCAGGTCAACGGAACCATGCCGAAACAAGGAGATCGCCCATGAGACACCCATGGCCTCGCATCGCATCCATGATGCTGGCGCTCACGTTGCTCACGGCAGCGTTGCCATTTGCCGTCTTTGCTGCGGAGACGGATCAGTCAGTCATGCTGTCGCGCGGAAGTTTTCTTGGCGTGCAACAGGCCGTCGAGATCGCCGTGAAAAACCATCCCATGCTGATCGAGGGCACCGCAAATTTGAAGGCTTCTGAAGCCCGCACCGAGCAGGCTCGCTCCCTGTACTTTCCGCAGGTCTACGCCAATGCCAACACGGTCGCCGGGGCCGGCGTCTCCAACCCGCGCTTTTTAGTCGGCGGCGGTCTGCTTCGAGAGAACCAGAGCACCTTTACCGGCGGCGTCATCGCCAATCAACGGATCTACGACTTCGGCTATACCAGCAATCTGGTCGAATCGAACAAACTTGCCGAACGCGCCCAGGGACAGGATGTGAATGCCCGACGCGCGCTGGTGTTACTCTATGTCCAACGCGCCTATCTGAACAGCCTCAAACGCCACCGCCTGGTGCAGATTGCGGAAGAAACGGTGCGGGAACGCGGCATCATCGCCGGTCAAATCGAAACGCTCTACCGCCAGCAACTGAAATCCAAGCTCGACTTCGACCTGGCGCGCGTCGAGCTGGTCAACGCGCAATCGCTCTTGGTGCGCAGCCGCAACGACCTCAAGGCCAGTTTCGCGGACTTGAATCGGACCATGGGCATCGCCGGGGCCGACGACTATGTGCTCGAAGAGATTTCCGTGGACGTGCGTCCGCAGAAAACGCTGGAAACCCTGGTCACGGAGAGCCTTTCCCATCCCGAAGTGAAGCGCGCGAGGGAGCAGACCGCCTCAGCCGACGCCAGGCTCACGGCGACCAAGCGCCAGTACCTGCCGACGGTGTCGGCGATTGCCAGCGGAGGAACCTTCGATCCCTTTGACCCCCGCCAGAACCAACAGACCGGCGGCTGGTGGATGGCCGGGGCGATGGTCTCCATGCCGCTCTTCACCGGGTTCCTGATCGAGAATCAGGTGGTCGAGGCCAGCGCCAATCGCCAAGCGGCATCTGCGGCGACCACGAGCATCGAGCAGGCCTTGACGCAACAAGTCACGAATGCCTATCTCGATACGCTCACCTTCGCGCAGCAAATCACGCTGGCGGAGGAACAGGTCAAGACCGCGCAGGAAGCGTTACAACTCTCGAAGCAGCGCTACAAACTCGGCTTGGGAACCGTGGTGGAAGTCACGCAGTCGGAGGTGGCGGTCACCGCCGCGCAGACAAGGCTCGCTGAAACGCAGTACGACTACAAAATCGCGGAAGTTACCCTCGCGTATACGTCGCAAGGAGATGATACAGGCCGGATTCTCTTGATGAGCCGCGCGGCGACTGCCCCTCGCGCACCTGAAGGAACCGGCCGCGTGGAAGGACCTCCCACCACCGCCAATTGATCGAGAGGCGCCGCCCCTAACCGGCCCGGCGCCCTCGAGCAATTACGCGATGCAACCATGACCCGCCCCCGCCTCAGAGCACAGCCCTCCAGCGACAGCAAGGTCAGACCGATTGGCCCGGGAATACGACCGCAAGGTCGATGACCAGTTCATCTTTCGAGTTGGCAAGGAGCCAATCCCAAAGACTGGTGGTTTGCTGCACTCTGGCTTGATCCAAGTCGAAGAAGAGATCGAAACCTTTGGAAATGATCGGATTCATGGGATATCGCCGATCGTAGATCATGCCGTAGGCCGGAATGCCGTAAAGGGTTTGCCAGTTTCCCAGAATGAAGTGGAGTTCGGTCCCCCGGACATAGAGCCCGCCGGAAGTGATGATGCGCTTCACTGAGGTCTGCGGCTGGCTCAAATAGTATGTGACCCGCTCGTTTTCCCGGGCCAACCGCAGGGCCTCGACCAGTTGCGGCACCAGAATGGTGATTTCTCCGTCACGAAACATGGGTACGCGCCTCGACTCGCCTCCCAGCCAGCGTTGCACCGCCGTCCGGTGTTCTTGCACGGTGAGGCCCATCAACAGGCGGCGGATCTGCTCATGAGAAAACTGAGCTGGATGCGTGAAATGCCCCGGCGGCCATTCCGGCAGCACATTCGCATCCAACTCCAGCCTGACGAAATTGACGGGATCTTCGTAGACCGTTCGAGAAGGCACTTGCGGAATCGCGCAACCGGCCGCGGTGAGCAGCATCGCAGCCAGGGTCGTGATGCGTGAAACGCGAGAGGCAAACCGCCGGCGGACTTGTCCCTGTCTTTCTGAGTCTCCCCTCTTCACGTTTTACGTGTTCCTTTTCACGCCTTACGTCCCCTACTCCGTGATCGCCACGGTCATTTCGATACGCTCCAACGGGTTGTCGCGTCCATCGCGTTTCGCAGACACAACCTTGTCGACCACCTCCAAACCGCTCTGCACTTCGCCGAACACCGTGTATTGCCAATCCAGAAAATTGGCGTCGTTGACGCAGATGAAAAACTGCGACCCGGCGCTATTCGGATCATTCGCGCGCGCCATGGAGAGGGTACCCCGCTTGTGCGGCTTGCTGTTGAATTCCGCATTCACGTTGTGGCCGGGACCACCCATGCCGTGAGACGCACGGTCCGGATTCTTGCTGTTGGGATCGCCGCCCTGGATCATGAACCCGGGAATAACCCGATGGAAGGTGGTGCCGTTGTAAAACCCCTTCTTCGCCAGATCGACAAAATTCTTCACATGATTCGGCGCCACGTCCGGGAAAAAGCGCAGGACAATCTGCCCCCACGGCTCGTTCTTCGACGTCACGGTAATGGTCGCTACTACTGAACTGGTTTGTGCCGACATCTCGTATCCTTTCCTTCCTCAGTTAAACTTGAAGGGTGCGATGCTTTCACCTTCCAACCCCTGGCTGACAGCCGTCCAGGTGAGGCCGTCATCATCGCTGCGATAGACCCCGGAACTGGTTCCGGCGTAGAAACCGCCTTTTTCGCTTTCGATCAACACCTGGACCGACAGATTGCTCAACCCCTTGTTCAACGGCATCCATTGCCGCCCCTTATCGACGGTCTTGAAAATCCCCCGGCCCGTCGCCACATACACCCCGCGCTCATTGCTGATCAGGCCCCGGATGGAATCGTTCGGCAAGGCCCGGCTGATCGGCAACCAGGTTTTGCCGCCGTCACCGCTGCGGAACACCCCGCCGTCGAACGTGCCCGCATACACGCCCTGCTCCTTGTCCACGGCCAGCACGCGAATAAAATTCTCCACGAGGCCTTCATGGTCCTTCAACCCCTGCCGGAGACGCGTCCATCCGGGACTCCGCTCCTTATAACTATGGATGCCCTTCCCGGACGTGCCGGCATAGAGCGTCCCGTCGTTGGTCCGCGCCAAGGCATGCACGAGAATTTCGTCCAAGCCTGTACTCACCGTCTTCCATTCATCCTGCGCGGCGTTCAACAGGTACACCCCATCCCCGGTTCCGGCGTATAGTCCCTTGGCGTCCATCATCAGGGCTTTGATTTCGAGGCGTTTTAGCCCCTTGTTGATCGCCTGCCAGGTTTTCCCCCCGTCACGTGAACGGAACACCCCGCCGCGAAACGTGCCCGCATAGATGGCTCCGTCCTTCGCGGTAGTGAGACAGAGAACGAACGGGTCCGTGAGCCCGTCGTTCACGGAAGCCCAGGAAGCACCCCGATCGCTGCTGCGGAAAATGCCCATCCCGAATGATCCGGCATAGATCACGCCACCCCTGCCGGCGGCCAAGGCCTGGATGCTCGTGTTGCCGATGTCGGCGGGGCCGCCAGGCTCCTGCCCTGGATGCCCCTGCTGCACGTTCAACAATCCGCCATTCTCAGTGCCGCCCGAAAAAGAGACGGCCTGCGCCACTCCCTGCAGACTGCCGACTGAGAGCGCCGTCAACACGACGATGTGACGCAGCATAATGAGCCCACCCTTTTCAAAGTGTGAATACCGGCTCAGCGGACGCGATGACCGGCGGTACCAATGGGTATATCCGGGTCGAGGGGCAGATTCATATCGGGCGCCGGGCCGGCCGCCCGCCCGAAGATCTTTGCGCCAATGATGCCGATTTCATAGAGTACCATGAGCGGGACCGCCATCAACAACATGGTGAACAAGGTGGCATCCGGCGTCACGACGGCGGAGATGATCAGCGCCGCCATAATGGCATGTTTGCGATAGTGCGCCAGCGCCGCTGCCGACACCACCCCAACTCGCGCCAGAATCGTCAGGACCAGCGGCAGTTCGAAGGCACACCCGAAGATCAGCAAAAACTTCACGTTGAAGTCGATATAGGTCCCCACACCCAATGCCGGGGTAATGTCGCGGTCCATACCGAAACTGACGAAAAAATCGATGACGAGGGGGAGGATGACGAGATTGCAAAACACCAGACCGAGCGCAAACAGCAAGGCGGCGAGCAGGAACAGTGGGATCGCCCAGCGTTGCTCTTTGGGGAGCAACGCCGGTTCGATAAATTTCCAAACCTGGTAGAAGACGACCGGCAGGCTGAGGATGATGCCGGCCAGGAACGAGACCTTAATAGAAGCGAAGAGGGCCTCCGTCGGTCCGTAGAACACCAACTGGTTGGGGAACGGCCGGTTGAGCCAGGCGACCATGTCCGACGAGTAGGCGAACGCCGTCGCAAACGCGACGCCCAACGTCACCGCGATGATCAGCAGCCGCTTCTTCAGCGACTGAATATGGGCGGCCAGTGGTGCGAGCATTGCCTGTCTGAACGAACGCCCAGTGCCCCAGACCCGCCGCTATCGGCTCTGCCCGCGCGGAGCCGCAGGACGAGTTCGGCACGGAATCCCTGCCCCGCGTTACCGCGAGGCTCGAATGAGTTCGGCGATCTTGTCCTTGGTGGCCAACTTCTCTTTTTGCAGCTGCTTCTTCAGTACTTCTTCCGCCGGCGTGAGCACGTGCCGCCGTTGGAGATCGGCCAGCTCCGCATCAAGGCGATGGTGAGATTCTTCAAGCGCCCGAAACTCTGTGTTGGACCGCCGTAACCGCTCAGTGATCGCCGTCTCCGTCTGCATGTCGCACCTCCTGGTTGACTACATACGTTCGTGGATGACCGTCGAGTTACCCGCCGCCCCGAGTAGAGGCTCTCAGGGCTGCCCGCACAAAGCACTCACCTCCAGCGGCGCCAGTTCCATCAGCACCGCGTCTTCCTCAGGGTTCACATAATACCGCGCCCGTGTCGCCGTCTGACAAAATCCCAGCCGCTCATAGAGGCTCCGCGCCTCTAGATTGGATGTTCGTACCTCCAACATGGCTCTGGTTGCCCCGCGCGCTACCCCGCTTCGTAGCGCCGTACAGACCAGTTTTGTCGCCAGTCCCTGCCGCCTGAATGGACTGAGCACCGCCAGGTTCATCAACCGCAATTCTTCGAAGACAATCCAGTAGCAGAAGTACCCGGCAATCACGCGCGCCCCGGAAATTGGGTCGGGGCATTTCGCGACCAAGAACCGCGCAAATTGATTGCCGGACAGTTCCGCCGCCAACATTTTGCGCGTCCAGGGGGCCGAGAAGCAAGCCTGTTCGATGGCCAACACTTCGTCCAACGCCTCGGTTGTCGCCGGCTCGATGATCACCGAATCTGACACCATATTCAGCGCAATACTCCCACGATCAGCCTATTGTTTGGGCTGAGAATCACGACTTCTGCGAGCACCCGTTTTCCTCTGGTCCAGCTTCTTTGCCACACGTTCCCGCCGGCGCTCAAGCGCCGACACACCCTGTAGTTCGTCGAATTTGACCTCCGCTTCGGTGCGTTGCACGTACCGCGGCACCAACGCCTCTTCAGCGACCTGATTGGCAGCCCGACGCTGTTGTGCCGCCAGCCCGACACTGACCGCTGAAGGACGCTGACGGTCCGCATCCACTTCCAGAACCGTGACACCTATCCCCCCAACCGCCTGACGGATTTCCTGGCCATACGCCTGCCAGCCATCGCCGAATACCGTGACGCGCTTGATGCCCTGACACATCTTAGCAACGGAAGACGGTGGCCCGACCTGTTCGGCGAGATGGGTCCGCAAACCTTGTCCCGGCTGCCATTCATACGCCGCCCAATAGACCTCGTTGTGACGACTCTTCAGCACCGGGATGAGCAACCCCTGCACATCACGCAGGTTCCACGCCATCGCTTCGAGCGTCGGCACCGGAATGATGGACGTCCCAAGCACAGCGCGAAATCCCAGCATCGTCGCGAGCCCGACACGGAGTCCGGTAAACGAGCCTGGGCCAATCGACACGGCTAATCCGTGAAGATCAGCCAGCCGCACGCCCGCGTCATGTAACACACGATCAATGGCGCCCATCAGCGAACGCGCGTGGGAGCCGGCGGCATCCTGTTGCAGCAAGGCCGCAATCTGCCCACCGCGCAACAGGGCCACGCTTTGCCAGGCCGTGGCAGTTTCAACCGCCAACAGATGGTCCACCGATGGCGCCGTCATACCCGTCCCAGTTCACCCGGTTTGATCGGCTCGTTCGGCACCAACTCATGGAACGTCACCTGGAGACTGCCTGAACCCTGGCCGTCGGTCATTCGAATGGCAAAGGGACGCATGATGCGCTTATCTCCCACGGAAGACTGGCCGTTCAATGTCGGCGTCACCTCCGGCGCGGCGCCGACTGCGCGATAGTCATCAAATTGCATCGTGGCCTCGATGTCGCCCTCCGGCGTCAGCCGTTCTTCCTGCACCACCAGCAAATTGCGGCGATCAAACCAGATGCGCCGGCTGACAAACGGCGCCGCGCCGGCAGATCCCGCCTCCGTGAACACATCGAGCCGATAGCGATCGCCGTCCTCCGACAACCGGACCTGTTCCTGCGGCCCCACGGCCTGTGTGCCGGTAATGCCGCTCATGGCCCAGACACTCAACTGAAAGGGACGCGTGAGCTTTCCCAGTTGGTCGGCTTCAGACGGACGGCCCGTCACTTCCTTTCCCATGGTCGGCAGACGAAGTTTGAATTGATCCTCGATCTGCACGAACTCGAAAATTTCACTGCCCACCGCGGAGAACCCCCGCAACCGGATGGCGTTGGGGCGCTCATAAAACACCGTACCCTGAATACGCTGGCCGATCGGCAAAATGCCGCCGGTGATTTTCGCGCTGAACAATCCCTTGATTGTGCGCACCTCCCCTGCCTGCTCTTGCAGGAGTGTGATGAGCTGCTCTGCCGTCGCCTGCTTAAGTTCGACCGTGTCCCGTGGACCGAACAACGCGCAGCCGGAGACGGTGAAGAGAACGAGCAGGACGGCACACAGCAGGTGAGGCGTTCGTTTCACAATTTCCCTTTTACCTCGGCCGTCCGTCATGCGAGGACCGCATCCAGGGCATCACCCACTTCCTTGATGCCGACCAGCTCAATGCCCTCGACCGAGTCCAACTTCGCCACATTGCGTTCCGGCAAGAGGCACCGTTTGAAGCCCATCTTTGCCGCCTCGCGAATGCGCAATTCGGCCTGGCTGATGGCCCTCACCTCGCCGCCGAGGCCCACTTCCCCCATCACCAGC contains:
- a CDS encoding efflux RND transporter periplasmic adaptor subunit: MDGQGPLPQVNKPAGRKGRWLAAAVLVALLGLGYWYWQDEAAPVQPALSEAQHAEQASAPAHPEPDAAPVDVQVLKPVRRDLVYAIKLPANVSPLYQTTLYAKVSGYLKWIGPDKGDAVKKNEVVAVIDAPEVEEQYQQAVSDYKIKKLTYERLAKVWKESPDVIAKQDVDVAEAAYQGAKHLMEQRVVMRDYTKVRAPYDGIVTARFADPGALIQIATSSATSAIPLFTIMDLNTVRIYANVPQDDSPWVIPGKTAATVKVTELPGRSFTGRVTRSTLALDPSTRSLLVEVDLPNPDHALRPGTFAEVSLGLREIPQALVVPPQAVISTPKGKSVFIVEDGKAKSVAVQTGITDGQWMEITSGLGGDEDVVAVGKRRLLDGSPVQPSPFHLPEAKPSQQKFERRAPGGMPPPPGNQVNGTMPKQGDRP
- a CDS encoding TolC family protein; translated protein: MRHPWPRIASMMLALTLLTAALPFAVFAAETDQSVMLSRGSFLGVQQAVEIAVKNHPMLIEGTANLKASEARTEQARSLYFPQVYANANTVAGAGVSNPRFLVGGGLLRENQSTFTGGVIANQRIYDFGYTSNLVESNKLAERAQGQDVNARRALVLLYVQRAYLNSLKRHRLVQIAEETVRERGIIAGQIETLYRQQLKSKLDFDLARVELVNAQSLLVRSRNDLKASFADLNRTMGIAGADDYVLEEISVDVRPQKTLETLVTESLSHPEVKRAREQTASADARLTATKRQYLPTVSAIASGGTFDPFDPRQNQQTGGWWMAGAMVSMPLFTGFLIENQVVEASANRQAASAATTSIEQALTQQVTNAYLDTLTFAQQITLAEEQVKTAQEALQLSKQRYKLGLGTVVEVTQSEVAVTAAQTRLAETQYDYKIAEVTLAYTSQGDDTGRILLMSRAATAPRAPEGTGRVEGPPTTAN
- a CDS encoding peptidylprolyl isomerase, with amino-acid sequence MSAQTSSVVATITVTSKNEPWGQIVLRFFPDVAPNHVKNFVDLAKKGFYNGTTFHRVIPGFMIQGGDPNSKNPDRASHGMGGPGHNVNAEFNSKPHKRGTLSMARANDPNSAGSQFFICVNDANFLDWQYTVFGEVQSGLEVVDKVVSAKRDGRDNPLERIEMTVAITE
- the tatC gene encoding twin-arginine translocase subunit TatC; this translates as MLAPLAAHIQSLKKRLLIIAVTLGVAFATAFAYSSDMVAWLNRPFPNQLVFYGPTEALFASIKVSFLAGIILSLPVVFYQVWKFIEPALLPKEQRWAIPLFLLAALLFALGLVFCNLVILPLVIDFFVSFGMDRDITPALGVGTYIDFNVKFLLIFGCAFELPLVLTILARVGVVSAAALAHYRKHAIMAALIISAVVTPDATLFTMLLMAVPLMVLYEIGIIGAKIFGRAAGPAPDMNLPLDPDIPIGTAGHRVR
- a CDS encoding YdcH family protein — protein: MQTETAITERLRRSNTEFRALEESHHRLDAELADLQRRHVLTPAEEVLKKQLQKEKLATKDKIAELIRASR
- the rimI gene encoding ribosomal protein S18-alanine N-acetyltransferase, with protein sequence MVSDSVIIEPATTEALDEVLAIEQACFSAPWTRKMLAAELSGNQFARFLVAKCPDPISGARVIAGYFCYWIVFEELRLMNLAVLSPFRRQGLATKLVCTALRSGVARGATRAMLEVRTSNLEARSLYERLGFCQTATRARYYVNPEEDAVLMELAPLEVSALCGQP
- the tsaB gene encoding tRNA (adenosine(37)-N6)-threonylcarbamoyltransferase complex dimerization subunit type 1 TsaB codes for the protein MTAPSVDHLLAVETATAWQSVALLRGGQIAALLQQDAAGSHARSLMGAIDRVLHDAGVRLADLHGLAVSIGPGSFTGLRVGLATMLGFRAVLGTSIIPVPTLEAMAWNLRDVQGLLIPVLKSRHNEVYWAAYEWQPGQGLRTHLAEQVGPPSSVAKMCQGIKRVTVFGDGWQAYGQEIRQAVGGIGVTVLEVDADRQRPSAVSVGLAAQQRRAANQVAEEALVPRYVQRTEAEVKFDELQGVSALERRRERVAKKLDQRKTGARRSRDSQPKQ